In Nocardioides luti, the DNA window GGCCACTCGCTCACGGTTCCGGGTTGTCAGCCAGCCACTTCTCAAGCCAGGCACGGTCGCGGCGGCTGAGGGGGGTTGGTGGCACCTTGTTGACGGTGCGCATGATATCGACGCGGCCGCTCTCCATGGCGCGTCGGTACTGCTGAAAGTCAGCGATGTACGTGGTCGTGTGCCCGTCGGCGTAGGTGACCCGATTGCCGGACGAGCTCACGGGCATTGGCTTACCGACTTTCCGCGCGCGCTCTGGGACCTGCTCGCGGAGCGTATGCATCTGCTCATTTTCGGCATCCGCCGCCGCTTCATCGGCTTCGGCCGTACCGCGAATCCACCAACGTTGCAGTCGCACGCGCGTGGGCCTCCAGAACCAGGCTGCGAGTGCTGCTACTGCGAGCACGGCCAAGCCGGCGAAGAAGGCAGGCCAAGAGTCATCCATCGTGTGCTGAGGCTACCTATCCTCGGAGAGCGGCGGGGGTCGCTATGCTTGGGCCACTGACTCACCAGATGTGGCCGCGGTCCGGGCGTTCACGAGCCGCGTCCTTCCATCCGCTTATGACCCAAGGCCTATTTGACCGAGCGTGTGCATCGACGACTTCATCATGGGTTCATCCCGCCCGGCGGGCTGACCCATGCCAAGTTGCGTCCGCCTTCCCCGCCGTTCGGCCTCCTCGTTGCGGATCCGCGACCGTGCCGTCGAATGTCGCCATGCCAACTAGTCTTCCGGCATGAATCACCAGTCTCAAGACAAGCTCTATGCCACAACCCTGCAGACGATCGGAGCGGTCTCCAAACTGCCTGTTGTACGAGTTGACCGTGAAGAGTTCCTTCGCAGGCAGTTCGCGGGCTCACCGCACCTCGACGTGATTCTTCTGAGCGGTCCCCAAGCCGTTTACACCGCCGAGTCATTACGTAAGCGAGCCGACTCGATCATCAGGAGTAGCGCCGCGAAAACTTCTCTCGCTTCGTTCGCGACTGGCTTGCCCGGCAACCCCGCAGTCATGGTTGCTGCGGGTGGGGTAGACGTCGCGCAGTACTTCGGTTTCGCCATCAACTTGGCTCAGCAAATCGCCTATCTGTTCGGGGAGGACGAACTGTTCGACGGTGGCGGGCAACTGTCCGAGGCCGCTCAGATCAGGGTGATCGCCTATCTAGGGGCCATGTTCGGTGCTGCCGGGGCAGCAGCACTGGTGTCGCAAACTTCGAAGCAGGTGGGATCAAACCTCGGTAAGAAGGTCGCGGCGCAGGCGCTGACCAAGACCGCTTGGTACCCATTGGTGAAGAAGGTCGGTGCGCTTGTCGGAAAGCAGGTCACCAAGAAAACTGTGGAGAAGACCATTACCAAAGCAGTGCCGATCGTCGGAGGCGTCGTCTCCGGGAGCCTTACTTACGTGACGTTCCGACCCATGGGGAACCGACTGGCGGACACCCTGATGAAGAACCTGAACGGCGAGTTGGACGGCGAGCTGGAGCTGAACGCTGAGTTCGCAGCCAAGTTCAACGAAGTCATCGATGGCAAGGACATCCACGAGATCGAATAGGCCCGCGCAGTCCGGGATGTGAAGTTGACCGGGGTTGGTGACCCGAAGAGCCGCAATCTTCAGACTAGGTCGACGGCCCGCACGGAGATCGCATCCATCGCGACCTGAATCTCCGCGAGCGCCTCGGTGGGGATGGCGGTGTCGACGGAGAGGGCGACGAGGGCGTTGCCGCCCTTGCCGTCGCGGGCGACCTGCATGCCGGCGATGTTGACGCCGGCCGCGCCGAGGATGCCGCCGACGGTGCCGACCATGCCGGGGCGGTCCTCGTAGTGGAAGAACGCGAGGTGCTCGGTGGGCTCGATGTCGACGTCGAAGCCGTTGACCTCGACGAGCCGCTCCTTCTGGTGGATGCCGATCAGGGTGCCGCTGACCGAGACCTGGGAGCCGTCGGCGAGGGTGCCGCGGATCGTGATCAGGTTGCGGTGGTCGGGGCTCTCGGAGCTCGCGACGAGGCGTACGGCGCAGCCGCGCTCGGCCGCGAGGAGCGGGGCGTTCACGTAGGACACCTGCTCCTCGACGATGTCGGTGAAGACGCCCTTGAGGGCGGCCAGCTCGAGCACCTTGACGTCGTAGTCGGTGATCTCGCCGCGGACCTCGACGTCGATGGACTCGGCGACCGAGCCGGCGATGCCGGTGAAGACGCGGCCGAGCTTCTCGGTGAGCGGGATGCCGGGGCGGACGTCCTCGGCGATCACGCCGCCCTGGACGTTCACGGCGTCGGGGACCAGCTCGCCCGACAGCGCGAGACGGACGGACTTGGCGACCGCGATGCCGGCCTTCTCCTGGGCCTCGTCGGTGGAGGCACCGAGGTGCGGGGTGGCGACGACGTTCTCGAGCTCGAAGAGCGGGCTGTCGACGCACGGCTCCTGGGCGAAGACGTCGAGGCCGGCGGCGGCCATCCGGCCCTCCTTCAGCGCGGCGTACAACGCTGCCTCGTCGACGATCCCCCCGCGCGCGGCGTTCACCAGCACGAGGTGCGGGCGGACCTTGGTCAGCGCCTCGGCGTCGATCAGGCCGACGGTCTCGGGGGTCTTGGGCAGGTGCACCGACATGAAGTCGGACTCCGCGAGCAGGGTGTCGAGGTCGACGAGGCGGACGCCCATCTGGGCGGCGCGGCCGGCCTGAACGTACGGGTCGTAGGCGATCACCTTCATGCCGAACGCCGACAGCCGCTGCGCCACGAGGACGCCGATCCGGCCGAGGCCGACGATGCCGACGGTCTTCTCGTACAGCTCGATGCCGGTGTAGCGCGAGCGCTTCCACTCCCCGCCCCGCAGCGCGGCGTGCGCCGGCGAGACGTGGCGGGCCGCGGCGAGCATCAACGCGACGGCGAGCTCGGCGGCGGAGACGATGTTGGAGGTCGGGGCGTTCACGACCATCACTCCGGCCTGGGTGGCGGCACGGACGTCGACGTTGTCGAGGCCGACCCCGGCGCGGGCGACCACCTTGAGGCGCGACCCGGCAGCGAGCGCCTCGGCGTCCACCTTGGTCGCCGAGCGGACCAGGAGCGCGTCGGCGTCCACGATCGCGGCGAGCAGGGCCGCACGGTCCGCGCCGTCGCAGCTGCGGATCTCGAAGTCCGGCCCGAGCGCCTCGACGGTCGCGGGGCTGAGCTCCTCGGCGATCAGCACGACAGGGCGGTCGAGGGGCTTGATCACGGTGTGTCCTCGGTGGTCGTCGATGGCGGAGATGACCGGTGACCGGTCCTGCACGACGCTGTGCCCGGACCGGGAACTCTACCCCCACGAGGTGACGAAAACCGGTGGCGTCCGCGGCCCGGGAGCGCCTACCGTCGCCGGGTCACATCCCCTCACCACGGCAGGTCCCTTGAACCTCTGAGGTCGCGCCCCTCGCCAGTCCCTGGCACCCGCGCCGGTCGCAGCCCACGGGCTCCCGGCGCTCCTCACGCACCTCAGATCCCATCCGGGGAGACCTCATGCCTGCTGCCATCACCCTGTCCTCCGTCGGCTTCGCCTGGCCCGACGGCACCACCGTCCTCGACGGCCTCGACCTGCTCGTCCCGCCCGGCCGCTCCGGACTCGTGGGCGTCAACGGGTCCGGCAAGTCCACCTTGCTCCGCCTCGTCGCCGGCGCGCTGGCCCCGACAAGCGGGCACGTCGGCGTGGCGGGCGAGGTCGGCTACCTGCCGCAGGACCTGACGCTCGACGTCGCCCAGCGCGTCGAGGACTTCCTCGGGATCGGGGAGGTACGCCGGGCGCTGCATGCGCTCGAGGCCGGCTCGACCGACGCCGGGCTCTTCGACACCATCGGCGACGCGTGGGACGTCGAGGACCGCGCCGCGGCCGAGCTGGCCCGCCTGGGGCTCCCGGCCGACGTCCTCGACCGGCACCTCGGCGAGCTCTCGGGCGGCGAGGTCACGCAGCTCGGGCTGGCCCGGCTGCTGATCGAGCGCCCCGACGTACTCCTCCTCGACGAGCCCACCAACAACCTCGACGCCGCCGCCCGCGAGCGCCTCTACGCCGTCGTCGAGGGCTGGAGCCGCACCCTGCTCGTGGTCAGCCACGACCGCGAGCTGCTCGAGCGGATGGACCGGATCGGCGACCTCCGCGACGGCGCGGTGCGGTGGTACGGCGGCGGCTACACGGCGTACGCCGAGCAGGTCGACGCCGAGCAGGAGGCGGCGCGCCAGGCGGTGACCACGGCGAGGTCGGAGGTACGACGTCAGCGCAACGACGTGATCCAGGCCGAGCTGGTCCTGGCCCAGCGCAAGAGGGTCGCGAAGCGGGCCGAGGCGAGCAGCGGGCTCGGCAAGGGCGCGATCGACTTCAAGACGAACCGCGCCGAGAAGTCGTCCGCGAAGTACCGCCAGACCCACGCCGACCGGCTCGCCGCCGCCCGCGAGCGGCTCACTGGCGCCGAGACCCGGCTGCGCGAGGACCGTGAGATCCGGGTCGACCTGCCCGGCACCGCAGTCCCCCGCGGCCGCGTCGTGGTGACCACCCAGGACCTGGTGCTGCGCACCGGCGCCGCCGTCGAGCTCGAGGTGCACGGGCCCGACCGGATCGCGGTCGTCGGGCCGAACGGGTCGGGCAAGACGACGCTGCTCCACACCATCGCGGGCCGGCTCGACCCCGAGTCGGGCGGTGTGACGACCCACGTCCCGGTGGCGCTGCTGCCCCAGCGGCTCGACGTGCTGGACGACCGACTGACGGTCTACGAGAACGTCGCGGCCGCCGCACCCAGCGCCGAGCCGAACACGGTCCGGGCCTCGCTCGCCCGCTTCCTCTTCCGCGGCGGGGCCGCCGACCACCCGGTCGGCGAGCTGTCCGGCGGCGAGCGCTTCCGGGCGACCCTGGCCTCGCTCCTGCTGGCGGATCCGGCCCCGCAGCTGCTGCTGCTCGACGAGCCGACCAACAACCTGGACTTCGCGTCGTACGACGCCCTGGTCTCGGCGCTGGCGTCGTACCGCGGCGCGCTGCTGGTCGCGAGCCACGACGCGGGCTTCCTGGCCGACATCGGCGTGGAGCGCTCGATCGAGCCGACGGCCTGAGGGATGCTCGTGCGCATGAGCGAGCCTCTCGAGCCGACGGCCGCGCCGGTGCCCGGGCGCAGCGCGGTGCTGGCGCCGCTGCCCGTCATGAAGCCGATCTTCGGGGTGGTGGCGGGGCTGTTCACGCTGGCGCTGCTCTACCAGCCCGTCTACTGGCTGCGCGGCGAAGTCGAGTGGGGCTGGGCGTACGCCGCCCAGCTGGCCGCCCTCGTGCTGATCGCGGCCGCGACGATCGTGGGCGCCGCGGCGGCGTGGACCAACCGGACCTGGGTCGACACCACCGACAACACGCTGCACCAGCGGTTCGTCGGGCGCGAGCAGGTGATCTCGCTCGACGAGCCGACCACCGCCGAGCTGACCTACAAGCCGCCGTCGTTCAACGCCTCGCTGTCGGGGACCTGGAAGGTGCTGGTCCGCCGCCAGGGCGAGCTCACGATGTCGGTCAGCACGCCCTGGGTCGCCGACATCACCGACGTGCTCCGCATCCTGCAGCCCAGCCTGGCCCGCAACCCCGGTCTGCCGAAGGACGACCGGACGCGCGAGGCGCTCGCCAGCCTGACCACACCGTCGCTGCGCGATCATCCCGGCGAGCCCTCCTGAGCCCTAGGCTCTGCGCATGGCCATCGGCGACGAGAAGTACATGTCCTTCACGACCTTCCGCAAGAACGGCGACCCCGTCAGCTCGCCGACGTGGGTGGTCCCCGTCAGCGACGGGCGGGTCGGCTTCTGGACCGCGATGGGCAGCGGCAAGACCAAGCGCCTCAAGAACAACCCGAAGGTCACCGTGCAGGCCTCCGACGTCCGCGGCAACGTCAAGGACGGCTTCCCGCTGATCACCGGCGAGGCCGAGATGGTGCAGTCGGGCCGCCTCTTCGACGAGGTGCACGCCAAGGTGCGCGCGAAGTACGGCTTCATGACCAAGCTGACCAAGGTGATGGGCAAGGTCATGGGCCAGCGCAAGGCCGGGCAGACGTACGCCGACACCGTGGTGCTGGTGCGGCTCGACAGCTGAGCGGTCCCCGTAACGTCATCGGATCCGTGGGCTATCGCGCTTGGAACCGATGACGTCCCGCTGGCTCAGCCGGCTCGTCCGGGTCCGCCGATGATCGCGGAGTCTGAGCCGCGCCCGGTGCGCCTCAGACTCCGCCCTCATCGCTGTCCCCGCGCCAGCCTCCGGAGAGTGAGGAGGTCACGCAACGACCGTCACGAACCCGTTGTGTGGTTGATCAGTGTCATCAGGTGACAGCAATCCACCACACAGAGCTCACCGGGAGCCGACTCGGTCCCCGTAACGTCATGGGATCCGTGGGCTATCGCGCTCGTATCCGATGACGTCCCGCTGGCTCAGCCGGCTCGTCCGGGCCCGACGAGCTCGACCAGCGAGGTGACGACGCTCAGGCGAAGAGCGACTGCGCGACGTACTCCCCCGGCTTGACGCCGGGCGGGACGGCGAAGAGGGCGGAGCCGGTGACCTTGAGGTACTCCATGAGCGCGTCGACCTTGGCCATCCGGGTCTGCACGGGGATGAAGTGGGTGCGCGGGTCGCGGACGTAGGCGAGGAAGAACAGGCCGGCGTTGAGGCCGCCGAGCTGGTCGGTGCCGTCGACGAAGTTGTAGCCGCGGCGGAGCATGCGGACGCCGCCGTTCTCGTCGGGGTGGACGACGCGGACGTGGGCGTCCTTCGGGATGATCGGGCCGTCGCTGCCGGGCATGGCAAGGTCGGGCTCGGTGAACTCGTCGCCGCCGGAGAGCGGGGCGCCGGAGCCCTTGGTGCGGCCGATGAACGCCTCCTGGTCGCCCAGCGGCTGGCGGTCCCAGACCTCGATGGTCATGTTGATGCGGCGGGCGACGAGGTACGAGCCGCCGGCCAGCCACCCCGCGGCGGGGTCGTCGGAGGCGCCGACCCAGACGTGCTCGTCGAGGGCCGCGGCCTCCTGGGCCTTGACGTTGGCGGTGCCGTCCTTGAAGCCGAAGAGGTTGCGGGGCGTGGTCTGGGCGGTCGAGGTGCTCGACGTGCGCCCGAAGCCCAGCTGCGACCAGCGCACCGCGACCGTGCCGAAGCCGATCCGGGCGAGGTTGCGGATCGCGTGCACCGCGACCTGCGGGTCCTCGGCGCAGGCCTGGACGCACAGGTCGCCGTACGAGCGTGCCGGGTCGAGGTTGTCGCCCGGGAAGTGCGGGAGGGTCTGCAGCGCCTCGGGCTGGCGGTCGGCGAGGCCGAAGCGGTCCTTGCCGTCGGCGTCGCGGAAGAGGCCCGGGCCGACGCCGAAGGTGATCGTCAGGCCACCGGGCGGCAGCCCGATCGCCTCGCCGGTGTCGTCGGGTGGCAGCCGGCTGTCGCCGTCGACGGCGCCGATCGCGCCGGCGTCGAGCCCGCGGGTCATCCGGTCGGCGGCCTCGGTCCAGGCCTTGAGCAGCGCGATCAGCTGGGCCCGCGACTTGGTGGTGACGTCGAAGGCCGCGAAGTGCAGGCGGTCCTGGGCGGGGGTGACGATGCCGGCCTGGTGGTCGCCGCGGAAGGGGTACGCCGCGCCCTCCCGGCTCTCCCCCGGGCTGGCCTCGCTGGCGCGGCCGGCCACGAACGCGCCGGCCACCCCGGCGGCGGCGACGCCGCCTCCGATCAGCCCACGCCGGGAGAGCCCGCGGCCGCGCGGGGCCTCGGGCGCGGTGTCCTCGCGCAGCTCGTCGGCGGTCAGGAGAGCACCGCCGCGGTGAGCTCGGACAGCGGCTCGGCCAGCGCGTTCACGGCGTCGGCGAGCTGCTTGACCTGGTCGGTGCTGAGGTCGTCGTACGACACGAAGCCGTCGCCCTGGCGCTGCGCGTCGAGCAGCTTCTGCAGCTCGGCGAAGCGGGAGTCGAGGGTCTTCGCCAGCTCGGGGTCGCGCGACTGCAGGACCGGCTCGAGCAGCTCGAAGGCCTCGTGCGCGCCGTCGATGTTGGCCTGGAAGTCGTAGAGGTCGGTGCGCGACCAGTACTCCTCCTCGCCGGTGACCTTGCCCTTCGCGACCTCCTCGAGCAGCCCGCGGGAGCCGTTGGCGATCTGGTCGATCGTGAACTCGAGCTTCTTGATCCGGCCGTCGAGCGTCTCGGTGTTGGCGAGGAGGTCGTCGGCGTACGTCGCGCGCTGCTTCATCGTCAGGGCGGTGTACTCGTCGGCGCGGGCCGGCCAGAGGTCCTTCTCGAGGCGGTGCCAGCCGGTCCACTTCTGGCCGGGCTCGAGGTCGGCCTCGCGGGCGTCCATCTTCGGGTCGAGGTCGCCGAAGGACTCGGCGACGGTCTCGATGCGCTCCCAGTGGGTGCGGACGCGGGGGTAGAGGTTGCGGGCCTTGTCGTCGTCGCCCGCCTTGTACGCCGCCACGAACTGCGCCGTGCCGGTGAGGAGCTGCGCGGACTCGTCACGCACCCAGTCGGCGTACGCCTTCTGCGCGAGCTGGACCTGCTCGTCGTCGCTCTGCGCGGCCACCTTGGCGCCGCTGTCGGTCACCGTGAAGTCGGCGCGGATGCCCTTGCCCTCCATGCCCGGCTTGCACGCGGTGACGTAGGTGCCGGCGGCGGCGCTGACCGTGAGCTCGCGGGAGAGGTTGGGGCCGACGTTCTCGACCTCGGCGACGATGCGCTGTCCGTCCTCGGCGTAGAGGTAGAACTCCGTGACCTTCGAGCCGTCGTTGGTGATCTGGAAGGTCAGGGTGCCCGAGGGTGCCTTCGTCGAGGAGACCTTGCAGGCGTCGTCGGTGGAGCTGACGGTGATGCTGCGGTCGCCGTCGCCGGCCTGGGTGGTGGCGTTCTCGGTGCAGGCGGTCAGCACGGGCGCGGCGATCAGCGCGGCGACGAGCAGGGGGAAGCGCATCGGGATCCTCGGGGTCGGGGAAGCGGTGGCGGTCAGGGGACGGTCAGTGCGACGCGGTGGCCGGCGCGGGGGCGGCCGGCTGCTGCGGCGCCGGGGTGGCGCGGCGGCGGACGCCGAGGATGAACAGGGTCATCGTCGGGACGGCGTACGCGACCCAGGCGACGGCCTCGAGCACGGTCGTGACGGGCGAGAAGTTGAAGACGCCCTTGAGGAGCGTGGCGTACCACGTGCTCGGGTCGATGGTGCCGGAGACGTCGAAGGCGATGCGGTTGAGGCCGGGCAGGATGCCGGCCTCCTGCAGGTCGTGGATGCCGTACGACAGGACGCCGGCCGCGACCACGATGAGGAACGCGCCGGTCCACGTGAAGAAGCGCGACAGGTTGATCGAGATGGCGCCGCGGTAGATCAGGTAGCCGAGGACGACGGCCGTGCCGAGACCGAGGAACGCGCCGAGCAGGGGCTCCCAGGTCGGGGTGACGGCGCCGGCGGCCTCACGGGTGCCGGCCTGCGTCGCGGCCCAGAGGAACAGCGCGGTCTCGAGGCCCTCGCGGCCCACGGCCAGCAGGGCGACCAGCGCGAGCGACCAGCGGCTGCCCTCGGCGGCCTTGTCGATCTGGCCGCGGAGCTCGCCGCCCATCGCGCGCGCGGCGCGGGCCATCCAGAAGATCATCCAGGTCACGAAGACCACGGCGATGAGCGACAGGAAGCCGCCGATCGCCTCCTGGGCGGTGAAGGTGAGGCCGCGCGGGCCGAAGGTCAGGACGGCACCGAAGGCGAGGCTGACGCAGATCGCGACCGCCACGCCGAGCCAGATCCGGCCGAGCAGGTGGCGACGGTCGGACTTCACGAGGTAGGCGACCAGGATGCTCACG includes these proteins:
- the serA gene encoding phosphoglycerate dehydrogenase encodes the protein MIKPLDRPVVLIAEELSPATVEALGPDFEIRSCDGADRAALLAAIVDADALLVRSATKVDAEALAAGSRLKVVARAGVGLDNVDVRAATQAGVMVVNAPTSNIVSAAELAVALMLAAARHVSPAHAALRGGEWKRSRYTGIELYEKTVGIVGLGRIGVLVAQRLSAFGMKVIAYDPYVQAGRAAQMGVRLVDLDTLLAESDFMSVHLPKTPETVGLIDAEALTKVRPHLVLVNAARGGIVDEAALYAALKEGRMAAAGLDVFAQEPCVDSPLFELENVVATPHLGASTDEAQEKAGIAVAKSVRLALSGELVPDAVNVQGGVIAEDVRPGIPLTEKLGRVFTGIAGSVAESIDVEVRGEITDYDVKVLELAALKGVFTDIVEEQVSYVNAPLLAAERGCAVRLVASSESPDHRNLITIRGTLADGSQVSVSGTLIGIHQKERLVEVNGFDVDIEPTEHLAFFHYEDRPGMVGTVGGILGAAGVNIAGMQVARDGKGGNALVALSVDTAIPTEALAEIQVAMDAISVRAVDLV
- a CDS encoding ABC-F family ATP-binding cassette domain-containing protein encodes the protein MPAAITLSSVGFAWPDGTTVLDGLDLLVPPGRSGLVGVNGSGKSTLLRLVAGALAPTSGHVGVAGEVGYLPQDLTLDVAQRVEDFLGIGEVRRALHALEAGSTDAGLFDTIGDAWDVEDRAAAELARLGLPADVLDRHLGELSGGEVTQLGLARLLIERPDVLLLDEPTNNLDAAARERLYAVVEGWSRTLLVVSHDRELLERMDRIGDLRDGAVRWYGGGYTAYAEQVDAEQEAARQAVTTARSEVRRQRNDVIQAELVLAQRKRVAKRAEASSGLGKGAIDFKTNRAEKSSAKYRQTHADRLAAARERLTGAETRLREDREIRVDLPGTAVPRGRVVVTTQDLVLRTGAAVELEVHGPDRIAVVGPNGSGKTTLLHTIAGRLDPESGGVTTHVPVALLPQRLDVLDDRLTVYENVAAAAPSAEPNTVRASLARFLFRGGAADHPVGELSGGERFRATLASLLLADPAPQLLLLDEPTNNLDFASYDALVSALASYRGALLVASHDAGFLADIGVERSIEPTA
- a CDS encoding PPOX class F420-dependent oxidoreductase yields the protein MAIGDEKYMSFTTFRKNGDPVSSPTWVVPVSDGRVGFWTAMGSGKTKRLKNNPKVTVQASDVRGNVKDGFPLITGEAEMVQSGRLFDEVHAKVRAKYGFMTKLTKVMGKVMGQRKAGQTYADTVVLVRLDS
- the efeB gene encoding iron uptake transporter deferrochelatase/peroxidase subunit, yielding MTADELREDTAPEAPRGRGLSRRGLIGGGVAAAGVAGAFVAGRASEASPGESREGAAYPFRGDHQAGIVTPAQDRLHFAAFDVTTKSRAQLIALLKAWTEAADRMTRGLDAGAIGAVDGDSRLPPDDTGEAIGLPPGGLTITFGVGPGLFRDADGKDRFGLADRQPEALQTLPHFPGDNLDPARSYGDLCVQACAEDPQVAVHAIRNLARIGFGTVAVRWSQLGFGRTSSTSTAQTTPRNLFGFKDGTANVKAQEAAALDEHVWVGASDDPAAGWLAGGSYLVARRINMTIEVWDRQPLGDQEAFIGRTKGSGAPLSGGDEFTEPDLAMPGSDGPIIPKDAHVRVVHPDENGGVRMLRRGYNFVDGTDQLGGLNAGLFFLAYVRDPRTHFIPVQTRMAKVDALMEYLKVTGSALFAVPPGVKPGEYVAQSLFA
- the efeO gene encoding iron uptake system protein EfeO, whose protein sequence is MRFPLLVAALIAAPVLTACTENATTQAGDGDRSITVSSTDDACKVSSTKAPSGTLTFQITNDGSKVTEFYLYAEDGQRIVAEVENVGPNLSRELTVSAAAGTYVTACKPGMEGKGIRADFTVTDSGAKVAAQSDDEQVQLAQKAYADWVRDESAQLLTGTAQFVAAYKAGDDDKARNLYPRVRTHWERIETVAESFGDLDPKMDAREADLEPGQKWTGWHRLEKDLWPARADEYTALTMKQRATYADDLLANTETLDGRIKKLEFTIDQIANGSRGLLEEVAKGKVTGEEEYWSRTDLYDFQANIDGAHEAFELLEPVLQSRDPELAKTLDSRFAELQKLLDAQRQGDGFVSYDDLSTDQVKQLADAVNALAEPLSELTAAVLS
- the efeU gene encoding iron uptake transporter permease EfeU — encoded protein: MFANYLIGLREGLEAALVVSILVAYLVKSDRRHLLGRIWLGVAVAICVSLAFGAVLTFGPRGLTFTAQEAIGGFLSLIAVVFVTWMIFWMARAARAMGGELRGQIDKAAEGSRWSLALVALLAVGREGLETALFLWAATQAGTREAAGAVTPTWEPLLGAFLGLGTAVVLGYLIYRGAISINLSRFFTWTGAFLIVVAAGVLSYGIHDLQEAGILPGLNRIAFDVSGTIDPSTWYATLLKGVFNFSPVTTVLEAVAWVAYAVPTMTLFILGVRRRATPAPQQPAAPAPATASH